One window of the Burkholderia sp. FERM BP-3421 genome contains the following:
- a CDS encoding ATP-binding protein has protein sequence MTIRHRITLLVVLMFVALSAIGGYAVYQTRRSAVDVRQVTQGVVPSALASADLVSQVKDVQLATMTLVYAPDANMANQARTELKDKQDTLSRALDVQARAAASHAQTGLVAQARDSLANYFGAIGEIEKMKAAGQDALAQASLFANVAQYRDELEGIVGTLRVEKNRQKDDAISALNGMLSTTTTAIAGVTGAAVLLLTLIGALLYRQITRPLSRMQSMMSEIASNQDFTRRVPVGRMDEIGHSIVAFNGMIEKIQHSSAQLKQKTADIQAMLQNMQQGILTIVDGARVHAEYSTYLEAIFETNDIAGRPVMDLVFAPAELGADTRAQIDAAIHACLGEDGINFAFNQHLLLNEVVMTMPDGRRKTLDLSWSAITDDHDTVMRLMLCVRDVTELRALEAEAGEQKRRLEMIGEILAISEEKFHQFVHSASGFIHDNERIIRQYTHADRAAVDELFRNMHTIKGNARTYSLQHLTSVVHETEQRYDQLRRQAAEHAWDQQVLIEDLARVKDALEHYARISTDSLGRKRAGDDGRADGYLRIERSRLEHSLALLDAADPADARALLSMRDSVRHALRLIDTETVEDALAGVLASLPSLARELGKTPPVVTLDDNGYRLRGPAAPVLKNVFMHLLRNALDHGLETPDERAAAGKPAAGEITLEVGIDERALQFTLSDDGRGLALARIRDIAIARGWLAPDAEADDDAIAAFIFRPGFSTAEHVTEVSGRGVGMDAVRDFLAREHGRIELRFTDDRAGAPFRRFQTIVHLPESWAVDSVGAGAQPLRLDALSD, from the coding sequence ATGACCATTCGTCACCGTATCACCCTGCTCGTGGTGTTGATGTTCGTTGCGCTGTCGGCGATCGGCGGCTACGCCGTCTACCAGACCCGCCGCAGCGCCGTCGATGTCCGGCAGGTCACGCAGGGCGTCGTGCCGAGCGCACTCGCCTCCGCCGACCTCGTTTCCCAAGTGAAGGACGTGCAGCTCGCGACGATGACGCTCGTCTACGCGCCGGACGCGAACATGGCGAACCAGGCCCGCACCGAACTCAAGGACAAGCAGGACACGCTGAGCCGCGCGCTCGACGTGCAGGCGCGCGCGGCGGCCAGCCATGCGCAGACGGGGCTCGTCGCGCAGGCGCGCGACAGTCTCGCGAACTACTTCGGCGCGATCGGCGAGATCGAGAAGATGAAGGCGGCCGGCCAGGACGCGCTCGCGCAGGCATCGCTGTTCGCGAACGTCGCGCAGTACCGCGACGAACTGGAAGGCATCGTCGGCACGCTGCGGGTCGAGAAGAACCGCCAGAAGGACGATGCGATCAGCGCGCTGAACGGCATGCTGTCGACCACCACCACCGCGATCGCGGGCGTGACCGGCGCGGCCGTGCTGCTGCTCACGCTGATCGGCGCGCTGCTGTATCGCCAGATCACGCGCCCGCTGAGCCGGATGCAGTCGATGATGAGCGAGATCGCGTCGAACCAGGACTTCACGCGGCGCGTACCGGTGGGCCGGATGGACGAGATCGGCCATTCGATCGTCGCGTTCAACGGCATGATCGAGAAGATCCAGCACAGCTCCGCGCAGCTCAAGCAGAAGACGGCCGACATCCAGGCCATGCTGCAGAACATGCAGCAGGGCATCCTGACGATCGTCGACGGCGCGCGCGTGCACGCCGAGTACTCGACCTACCTCGAAGCCATCTTCGAGACGAACGACATCGCCGGCCGGCCGGTGATGGACCTCGTGTTCGCACCGGCGGAACTGGGCGCCGACACCCGCGCGCAGATCGACGCGGCGATCCACGCGTGCCTCGGCGAGGACGGCATCAACTTCGCCTTCAACCAGCACCTGCTGCTGAACGAAGTCGTGATGACGATGCCGGACGGCCGCCGCAAGACGCTCGACCTGAGCTGGTCGGCCATCACCGACGACCACGACACCGTGATGCGCCTGATGCTGTGCGTGCGCGACGTGACCGAGCTGCGCGCGCTCGAAGCCGAGGCCGGCGAGCAGAAGCGCCGCCTCGAGATGATCGGCGAGATCCTGGCGATCAGCGAGGAGAAATTCCATCAGTTCGTGCACAGCGCGTCGGGCTTCATCCACGACAACGAGCGCATCATCCGCCAGTACACGCATGCCGACCGCGCGGCGGTCGACGAGCTGTTCCGCAACATGCACACGATCAAGGGCAATGCGCGCACCTACAGCCTGCAACACCTGACGAGCGTCGTCCACGAGACAGAGCAGCGCTACGACCAGCTGCGCCGCCAGGCCGCCGAGCATGCGTGGGACCAGCAGGTGCTGATCGAGGATCTCGCGCGCGTGAAGGACGCGCTCGAACACTACGCGCGGATCAGCACCGACAGCCTGGGCCGCAAGCGCGCGGGCGACGACGGCCGCGCGGACGGCTACCTGCGCATCGAGCGCAGCCGGCTCGAACACAGCCTCGCGCTGCTCGACGCGGCCGACCCGGCCGACGCGCGCGCGCTGCTGAGCATGCGCGATTCGGTGCGCCACGCGCTGCGCCTGATCGACACCGAGACCGTGGAAGACGCGTTGGCCGGCGTGCTCGCGTCGCTGCCCTCGCTCGCGCGCGAGCTGGGCAAGACGCCGCCCGTCGTGACGCTCGACGACAACGGCTACCGGCTGCGCGGGCCCGCCGCGCCCGTGCTGAAGAATGTCTTCATGCACCTGCTGCGCAACGCGCTCGATCACGGGCTCGAAACGCCCGACGAACGCGCGGCGGCGGGCAAGCCGGCCGCGGGCGAAATCACGCTGGAGGTCGGCATCGACGAGCGCGCGCTGCAATTCACGCTCAGCGACGACGGCCGCGGCCTCGCGCTCGCGCGGATTCGCGACATCGCGATCGCGCGCGGCTGGCTCGCGCCGGACGCCGAGGCCGACGACGATGCGATCGCCGCTTTCATCTTCCGGCCCGGCTTCTCGACCGCCGAGCATGTGACCGAGGTCTCGGGGCGCGGCGTCGGGATGGACGCCGTGCGCGACTTCCTCGCGCGCGAACACGGCCGCATCGAACTGCGCTTCACCGACGACCGGGCCGGCGCGCCGTTCCGTCGTTTCCAGACCATCGTCCACCTGCCCGAAAGCTGGGCCGTCGACAGTGTCGGCGCGGGCGCGCAGCCGCTGCGGCTCGACGCGCTGTCGGACTGA
- a CDS encoding DUF427 domain-containing protein: MSTDAGHTDRPVRIPGPDHPITIEPHPGRVVVTVAGHVIADTRRALALREASYPPVLYIPREDADMTQLAHTDHTTYCPYKGDCAYFSIPAGGPRAVDAVWSYEHPYQAVEAIRNHLAFYPDRIDTLESRPD, translated from the coding sequence ATGTCCACCGATGCAGGCCACACCGACCGTCCCGTCCGGATCCCCGGCCCCGATCATCCGATCACGATCGAGCCCCATCCCGGGCGCGTCGTGGTCACCGTCGCGGGCCATGTGATCGCCGACACGCGCCGCGCGCTCGCGCTGCGCGAAGCCAGCTATCCGCCCGTGCTCTACATCCCGCGCGAGGACGCCGACATGACGCAGCTCGCGCACACCGACCACACGACCTACTGCCCGTACAAGGGCGATTGCGCGTACTTCTCGATTCCCGCCGGCGGCCCGCGCGCGGTCGACGCGGTGTGGAGCTACGAGCATCCGTACCAGGCGGTCGAGGCGATCCGCAACCATCTCGCGTTCTACCCGGACCGCATCGATACGCTCGAATCGCGGCCGGACTGA
- a CDS encoding alpha/beta hydrolase: MRRFLVAALAALCAACSFSAAAAPGSVVTRTFRSAALHRDWSYIVYLPAGYNPEGARYPVLYLLHGNAGDANDWVTQGRLPLTADALIERKEIPPVVIVMPQGGTDWYVDRKERMQTAFLDDLIPDVEAHYAVSNQRAGRAIGGVSMGGYGALRFALLEPERFCGALLLSPAIYSGEPPSTSAARYVGVFGDRQFDPKVWHELNYPALWRGYFAQPLRLPMFIAAGDDDLSIQAESSYLYTHLRRAQNPAALRIIDGAHTWDVWRRLIGPALKYTLECVK; this comes from the coding sequence ATGCGCCGATTTCTCGTTGCCGCCCTGGCCGCCCTGTGCGCGGCCTGCTCGTTCAGCGCGGCCGCCGCGCCGGGCAGCGTCGTCACCCGTACGTTCCGTTCCGCCGCGCTGCACCGCGACTGGTCCTACATCGTTTACCTGCCCGCCGGCTACAACCCCGAAGGCGCCCGCTACCCGGTGCTGTACCTGCTGCACGGCAATGCCGGCGACGCCAACGACTGGGTCACGCAGGGCCGCCTGCCGCTCACCGCGGACGCGCTGATCGAGCGCAAGGAGATCCCGCCCGTCGTGATCGTGATGCCGCAAGGCGGCACCGACTGGTACGTCGACCGCAAGGAACGCATGCAGACCGCCTTCCTCGACGATCTGATCCCCGACGTCGAGGCCCATTACGCGGTGTCGAACCAGCGCGCGGGGCGCGCGATCGGCGGCGTGTCGATGGGCGGCTACGGCGCGCTGCGCTTCGCGCTGCTCGAACCGGAGCGGTTCTGCGGCGCGCTGCTGCTGAGCCCCGCGATCTACTCGGGCGAACCGCCGTCGACCTCGGCCGCGCGCTATGTCGGCGTGTTCGGCGACCGGCAGTTCGATCCGAAGGTCTGGCACGAACTCAATTACCCGGCGCTGTGGCGCGGCTACTTCGCGCAGCCGCTGCGGCTGCCGATGTTCATCGCGGCCGGCGACGACGACCTGTCGATCCAGGCCGAGTCCAGCTACCTGTATACCCACCTGCGCCGCGCGCAGAACCCCGCCGCGCTGCGCATCATCGACGGCGCGCACACCTGGGACGTATGGCGACGCCTGATCGGCCCCGCGCTCAAGTACACGCTGGAATGCGTCAAGTAG
- the gltS gene encoding sodium/glutamate symporter codes for MQIDTYGTLVAATLVLLLGHALVSRLAVLRAYTIPEPVAGGLVIALALTALRGVGGVEVRFDAALQTPLMLAFFASIGLNAKLSTLKSGGPMLLRFLLVVLGLLVLQDALGIGLAKAIGLDPLLGLLAGSITLSGGHGTGAAWSKVFAERHGLQSATEAAIACATFGLVLGGLLGGPVARLLTRRLRTPQPVAADGRHDADDTGFEHPRDQQSMTPAAFINTVALFAIALSGGTAIEAAIRGTAFELPTFVCVLFVGVVLSNGLALFGGRVSEHAVALLGNVSLSLFLAMALMTLRLWELTSLALPMVILLVAQTLLMVVYAVFVTFRLMGANYDAAVLAAGHCGFGLGATPTAIANMQAVTARFGPSHLAFVIVPMVSAFFIDIANAIVIKLFLALPIYG; via the coding sequence ATGCAAATCGATACCTACGGAACCCTGGTCGCGGCCACGCTCGTCCTCCTGCTCGGCCACGCGCTCGTGTCGCGCCTCGCCGTCCTGCGCGCCTACACCATTCCCGAGCCGGTCGCGGGCGGCCTCGTAATCGCGCTCGCGCTGACCGCGCTGCGCGGCGTGGGCGGCGTCGAAGTCCGCTTCGACGCCGCCTTGCAGACCCCGCTGATGCTCGCGTTCTTCGCATCGATCGGCCTCAACGCGAAACTGTCGACGCTCAAGTCCGGCGGCCCGATGCTGCTGCGCTTCCTGCTCGTCGTGCTCGGCCTGCTGGTCCTGCAGGACGCGCTCGGGATCGGACTCGCCAAGGCGATCGGGCTCGACCCGCTGCTCGGCCTGCTGGCGGGCTCGATCACGCTGTCGGGCGGCCACGGCACGGGCGCGGCGTGGAGCAAGGTATTCGCCGAGCGCCACGGCCTGCAGTCGGCCACCGAGGCGGCGATCGCCTGCGCGACCTTCGGCCTCGTGCTGGGCGGGCTGCTCGGCGGCCCTGTCGCGCGCCTGCTGACGCGCCGCCTGCGCACGCCGCAGCCGGTCGCGGCCGACGGCCGGCACGACGCCGACGACACCGGTTTCGAACATCCGCGCGACCAGCAGTCGATGACGCCCGCCGCCTTCATCAACACCGTCGCGCTGTTCGCGATCGCGCTGTCGGGCGGCACCGCGATCGAAGCCGCGATCCGCGGCACCGCGTTCGAGCTGCCGACCTTCGTCTGCGTGCTGTTCGTCGGCGTAGTGCTGAGCAACGGGCTCGCGCTGTTCGGCGGGCGCGTGTCCGAGCATGCGGTCGCGCTGCTCGGCAACGTGAGCCTGTCGCTGTTCCTCGCCATGGCGCTGATGACGCTGCGGCTGTGGGAACTGACCTCGCTCGCCTTGCCGATGGTGATCCTGCTGGTCGCCCAGACGTTGCTGATGGTCGTCTACGCGGTGTTCGTCACGTTCCGCCTGATGGGCGCGAACTATGACGCGGCGGTGCTCGCGGCCGGCCACTGCGGCTTCGGGCTCGGCGCGACGCCGACCGCGATCGCCAACATGCAGGCGGTCACCGCGCGCTTCGGCCCGTCGCATCTGGCGTTCGTGATCGTGCCGATGGTCAGCGCGTTCTTCATCGACATCGCGAACGCGATCGTGATCAAGCTGTTCCTCGCGCTGCCGATCTATGGCTGA